From a single bacterium genomic region:
- a CDS encoding glycosyltransferase: protein MSDRPNILMVSYFFPPAATGVRRVLSLCRYLPESDWRPIVLSVKPVAGEGRDAAPLADPRIAIVPVERTGSLDPFRLMHLWQSRRAPTSALGGKSSGRRQAVMDFLRRFVFFPDDRAGWVPFAVWRGVRLVRRNKLQAIYSSNYPQSAHLVAGLVSALTGVPWLADFRDGWTQNPAFHRPGNRLMAALQGWGERFVARRAQRIVTVSPPITRHLQGLRPSDREPATTIWNGMDTAETGGLGEAARPLNPGKTTLVYTGTFFGRRRPDLFLAALARVLKRDPSRADRLRVRMRCDLTPREREMAARGPLKEVVELLPPVPFRECLREQSRADTFLLILESGPGAEIMVSQKVFEYLAFRRPIFALVPEGAAAELLRDTGGATIAHPAPAGDVADALAQFLTRVEEGRHERPAEWVLERFNRRSQAHEIAQILDKMVDQAR from the coding sequence ATGTCCGATCGCCCGAACATTCTGATGGTCAGTTACTTCTTCCCGCCGGCGGCGACGGGCGTTCGGCGCGTGCTGTCTCTGTGCCGCTATCTGCCGGAGTCCGACTGGCGGCCGATCGTGTTGTCGGTCAAGCCCGTGGCGGGGGAGGGCCGCGATGCCGCCCCGCTGGCCGATCCGAGAATCGCGATCGTCCCTGTCGAAAGGACCGGCTCGCTCGACCCTTTTCGCCTGATGCACCTGTGGCAGAGCCGCCGAGCGCCAACCTCCGCTCTCGGCGGCAAGAGCAGCGGCCGTCGCCAGGCCGTCATGGACTTCCTGCGGCGCTTTGTTTTCTTCCCGGATGACCGCGCCGGCTGGGTGCCATTCGCCGTCTGGCGGGGCGTGCGGCTGGTCCGTCGGAACAAACTGCAGGCAATATATTCCAGCAATTATCCTCAGAGCGCCCATCTAGTGGCGGGCTTGGTGAGCGCTCTCACCGGCGTTCCCTGGCTCGCGGATTTCCGGGACGGGTGGACCCAGAATCCTGCCTTCCACAGGCCCGGGAATCGTCTCATGGCGGCGCTGCAGGGTTGGGGGGAGCGTTTTGTCGCCCGCCGAGCGCAACGAATTGTCACAGTCTCGCCCCCGATTACGCGCCATTTGCAGGGTCTTCGCCCCTCGGATCGCGAGCCGGCCACCACGATCTGGAATGGTATGGACACGGCCGAGACCGGCGGATTGGGCGAGGCTGCCAGGCCGTTGAACCCGGGAAAAACGACACTTGTCTATACTGGTACGTTTTTTGGACGGCGGCGCCCTGATCTATTCCTCGCCGCCCTCGCCCGTGTGCTGAAGCGGGATCCCTCCCGGGCGGATCGCCTGCGGGTTCGGATGCGGTGTGACTTGACCCCGCGCGAACGTGAAATGGCCGCCCGCGGACCGCTCAAGGAGGTCGTGGAACTCCTTCCCCCCGTTCCCTTCCGAGAGTGCCTGCGCGAGCAGAGCCGAGCCGACACCTTTCTGCTGATTCTCGAATCCGGCCCAGGAGCCGAGATTATGGTCAGCCAGAAGGTTTTCGAGTATCTGGCGTTCCGCCGCCCGATCTTCGCCCTCGTGCCGGAGGGCGCTGCGGCGGAACTGCTTCGGGACACCGGCGGAGCAACTATCGCCCATCCTGCTCCCGCTGGCGACGTGGCAGACGCCCTGGCGCAGTTCCTGACGCGCGTTGAGGAAGGCAGACACGAGCGGCCGGCCGAATGGGTGCTCGAACGCTTCAATCGCCGCAGCCAGGCGCACGAGATTGCTCAGATTCTAGACAAAATGGTTGATCAGGCTCGATGA
- a CDS encoding twin-arginine translocase TatA/TatE family subunit, producing the protein MNLGPMEMAVILVIVLIIFGPKSLPSLGRAMGRGLREFKSASSKFSDALDDIDEEDEKPQKKTANQLPREEPSERVEAAKPAESVSTSSGGAGGESKS; encoded by the coding sequence ATGAATCTCGGACCGATGGAAATGGCAGTCATCCTGGTCATCGTCCTGATTATCTTCGGGCCGAAGAGCCTGCCTTCGCTTGGCCGCGCCATGGGGCGCGGACTGCGCGAATTCAAGAGCGCGTCGAGCAAGTTCTCCGATGCTCTGGATGACATCGATGAAGAAGACGAGAAGCCCCAAAAGAAGACGGCAAATCAGTTGCCCCGCGAGGAGCCCAGTGAGCGCGTCGAGGCAGCCAAGCCCGCTGAATCGGTAAGCACGAGTTCTGGAGGAGCCGGCGGCGAATCCAAGTCCTGA